GTGGGCTAGTCAAACAGAGCGCGGCTTGCAGAACGATAAGGTCGGGTCGGCGGCTATTCGGCGGCCGTTCAAGCCCTGTCTATATTGCTGGTTGTCTGGCGTCAGCAGCGATGTTACAAGTGAGTCGCAACTTTAATCCAGGTCTTCAAGAAATCTTGGAGTGGGAGGTCACAATGCCTCTATCGAAGCGCGCGTTCGCTGAGTTCATGGGTACTTTTTGGTTGGTGTTTGGCGGGTGCGGCAGCGCGGTCCTTGCTGCAGCATTTCCTCAATTGGGAATCGGATTACTCGGAGTTGCGTTGGCCTTTGGCTTGACAGTTCTGACAATGGCCTACGCCATCGGACACGTGTCTGGGTGTCATCTCAATCCTGCCGTTTCTGTCGGCTTGTGGATGGGCAAGCGTTTCCCAGCTTCCGAGCTAATCCCGTACATTGTCGCCCAGGTGCTGGGAGCGATTGCGGGCTCTGGAGTCTTGTACGTGATCGCCTCCGGGAAGGACGGATTTTCGACTGCTGCAGGTTTTGCGTCGAATGGCTACGGCGCTCACTCGCCCGGGGGATATTCCTTGCTCGCCGCCCTGGTCGCCGAGGTAGTGCTGACGTTCTTTTTCCTGATGATCATTCTCGGCTCAACCGACAAGCGCGCACCGCAAGGGTTTGCTCCAATCGCGATCGGACTCGGCTTGACGCTAATCCATCTTATCGGTATCCCGGTCACGAACCTTTCTGTGAATCCCGCGCGGAGTACTGGACCAGCGCTATTTGTCGGAGGCTGGGCACTGGCACAACTGTGGATGTTCTGGGTCGCTCCCATTGTGGGCGCAGCGATCGCCGGCGTTGCCTACGGAGCATTCGCTGGCGCCGCCGAACCAGCGGTGGTGCGCGCAGCGGCTGCGCGCTAGTCGCGCAACCCACGCTTCCGGTTTCGACACAGTAAGGTGCTACCTTTGTTTGGTCCCCGAGGACGCAGCAGCCTAACGTGCCCGATTCGGCATGGTCTAAGCCAGGAGTCTGCTTCGAAGAAACTTCCATAATGGCAATGCTTCAACCGCGAAGATGGGTGGCGGCATCCGACAACAACTAACAGTTCTGACAGGTTATGGTCGCCTCACGCTCTGTTCCAATATCGGAGCGGAGCGGCAGCTCTCGACCTCGTGACCGTGGCCGCATTCAGTGGTAAGGAGAACGGTGATGAAATCCAGAACAATCACACGAGTTATCGTTATTATCTTGCTGGCTACCGGTCTGGCGAATGCCGACTCCCCTGACGAGAAGCGGGAGAAGAGTCGAAAGATGGCATCCCAAACCTTACAAGACCTATATAAGCTGCAGCCGACTGCTCAGGGAGCTATCCAAAACGCTGCTGGGTACGCTGTCTTCAATAACATGGGGACGAACCTGTTTGTGTTGAGCACAGCGCGTGGCGCGGGGATCGCCGTCAACCCCAAGACGAAGCAGGAGACCTTCATGAAGATGATTTCGGCCGGTGCCGGTCTGGGCATTGGCGTAAAAAATTATCGAGTGATCTTCATGTTCGAGAACAATGACGCGCTGACACACTTCCTGGACTCCGGCTGGTCCGGTTCGGCGCAAGCGGACGCTGCTGCGAAGACCAGCAAGGCTGGTGGAGCATACTCGGGAGCCGCTGAGGTTGCACCGGGTGTGTGGGTCTACCAGATTACGAAGAAGGGTCTCGCCCTCCAGCTCACGCTGCAAGGCACGAAGTACTACAAGGACGACGACCTCAACAAACAGAACAAACAATAAACGGGCTTATTTGAAGCTGCGTAAATACGCTATGGGTTTCAAATAACACATTGCAGCAGCTAAGGCCTACTAGGAACAATGCACTTAGCGCCACGATTGGAAGTCCGTGCGTTCACTAAACCGCAGCGACATGTCAGCGATGGATCTCGGCTGAGATCCTTCGCCGGACCCGACAGAGCATCGCGGACCACCTTGGCGCCAGAATGGGAAACTGGCAAAACTGCCAGTGCAGATTGCCGTTTTCAAGCGGCTCAGTAAGCCCTCTTCCTTATTCTTTACGGCTGCAGGCGGCACGACCTTCAACGACAGTCACACCGGCGTTCCTCCGTTCGCACTAGGAGGAATTCGAGACTTGGCCGCTTACGGCGCCAATGAATTAATAACCAATCAGTATTTTCTCTTCCGGATGGGTTACATCCGTCGGTTGGGGTGGGTGATGGGAATCGAATCTCACTCGCAACGTAAATAGAACAACTTAAAGCGCAGCAGATGGCACAAAATACGCTGTTTTAGATCTAAGGCAGTGTGAACGGCACGGAAACGGCACGGGACACTGCAGATTTCCAAACGCATCAGTTACCGACTGGATCACTGCGACCAGTGATCCTCCCGGTCTTTAAATAAAAGGCCGCGGATGACCTGTTAGAGCGCATCAACAATAATCTGATTAAGCACAAGAAGAGTCTTCGGAATCAGGCGATTGCTAAGACTGCTGCTAAGTATGCCGGTCACGGAGTTGCGGGCGGGGCGGGCGGGAGCACCGTTTCACACTCGAATTCACTAAAGAACCTGAGCCCTATCAGTTTGACCTGATGGGCGTGAGTACTAGTTGTGCTTACCTCCGCACAACCGCTTTGTTCTAGTGAAGGCGATTCACCGACTTGCATTGTCGGTACTTCACGGCGGTTGATTTAGCAGTCAAAGTTCTACGCCCAGCCTTGCCGTTCGGATTTCTGTTACCGCCTCAAAAACATGTCGTAGAGAACCCACGCTCTAGCTCCAAGAATGAGTGCTCCTGTCACTCGAATTTGGACGGCTCCCCAGCCGCTGGAGTATCTGTCCTCGGTAAGTGACCCCTGCGCTCTTAGCCAGACTGGCAAGTGAAACCAAGCGCGAGGCGAGGCCAGCATGAAAGCAGCGTTGATCGTCATCAGCACACCTACGATTACCGCAATGCAGGCACCCACAATGCTAATCATCCGCAGCTACCCTTCTTCACACGAACGTTATAGCTCACTCCAAATGAGACCGGAACACGCGTTCCCACTGATGGACCGACCACTGGCGGGCCGCTTCCCGGGGATTTGGTGACAGTTGAGCCTAGTAGTGGCATAGGCTGGAACGTTACGGAGTAGCTCAAACCGTTTGCGATTGCATTTGGGTTCTGTCCAGCAGGAACAGAAACCACGTTTCCACTAAAGCCGCTACCTCCGCCAAGTGCGGGTGCAAACACCAGGGTTGGCCCAGCATACAGGCTTTTTGTGGACGGTACGTAGGACGCGGTTCCGCCAACTCCAAACAAGCTGCCAAATACTGCGCCTGCAAAAGCACCAGGCGGTCCACCAACTAAACCGCCTATGGCATCCCCGGCGATGATCGTCGGAATGTTGGAGGTCACATTGCCACTTACGATAACCGAATAAGCCGCCACACCCCGGACCGGGGCCCGACCACACTTCGCAAGGTCCGGGCTGACTCCGTGCCATATGGCGAGAGCATCAGTCGCAACGGCAAGCATGTGTGGGTTGGTCTGGATGAGGATGAACGCATCATCTGTGTTGCCGCTACTGCGGATGAGGCACGGCGTAAGGTCAAGGGGATTCGTAGGTCAGAAGAGGCTAAGCAAGCCGAGGCAAAGAGGGAGGGGCGGGTCAAATCTTGAGGACGGTTTCGTAAAAGACCGCCGCAACTGTTTTTGCGACATGAATGGTAACTATTGAATCCGAAAAAAATTGGCGTAAACAAAGCAGTTATCAGCGTCTAGCGCATTATTAAGCACTCTAGGGTGTTGGGGAGCACCCGGAAAATGGAATTCAAAAACCGTGGAACTCCAATGGCTCAATGCAGCCGAAGCTGCCCAACATATCCGCGTCAAAACCCGCACAGTTCTTAAGTGGGCCAAGGAAGGCCGCATCCCCGCACACCCGCTGTCCGGCTCAAAGCGCGTGACCTGGAGATTTCTCCGCTCCGAGTTGGATGCTATGCTTGCCTCGCCATCTGCTGCCGAGCATGGGAGGACTCAATGAGCAGCAGAACGAGAAATGGAAGTGTTGTACCAGGACAAGCGCGATAAGTGTTGGCGCTTTTACTGGTGGGAAAACGGCAAACGGCACGCAACGACATTGGGCCGGTTTCCTTCCAAAACGAAGGCATGGGCGGCGGCGAAGCCATACCGGGATGCGGTGGAGGCTACGGCGCTCAGCAAACCATCCGCAATAACGGTAGGGGAATTGGTTAAGCAATACCGGGTTGAGAAGATGCCACAGCGGGCGAGCACAAGGCGCGGATACGAATCATTCATCCGCAACTACATTCTCCCTGAATGGCAAGATTCACAGATTACGGAGCTACAAGCACGGCCCGTTGAATTGTGGATTCAATCTCTCGCTCGTGCCCCAAAAACCAAGGTCCACATCCGGGGACTCATTCAAACTTTGTGGGATTACGCAATGTGGTGCGGGGACGTGGCCACACAGCGGAATCCGATGGAATTGGTGCAAATCAGGAATGCGTCTAAGCGGGTACGAAAACCACGAACCATGACCATTGAAGAGTTTCACCGGCTCTCTGCCGTTCTCACGGAGCCGTACCGAACGATGGCAACAGTCGCCGTATGTCTCGGCCTTCGATGGTCGGAACTTGTGGGCTTGAAGTGGCAGGACATAAATTGGATTAACGGGGAGCTTAGACTTCAACGCGCAGTTGTGAAGCAAGTTGAAGACGAAGTGAAGACCGTTCACTCGAGCAAACCACTTGCACTTGACCCGCGAATTCTAGACCTGCTCAAGCAACATAGACAGAACAGCATCTTCACCGAGCCGGAAGATTGGATCTTCGCTTCGCCCGAGAAGCATGGAAAGCTGCCACGGGGCTACACATCTTTTTGGGAGAAATTGGGACGCGCATGTCAGGACGCGGGCCTCGTCCACGTTTCACCTCACAGCTTTCGGCACAGTTATCGTGCGTGGCTTGATGAAGTGGGAACGCCGATCACTGTACAGCAACGCGCCATGCGTCACGGAGACATCCGCGTAACGATGAACTATGGAGATGCTATTGGTGACGGGTTGCGGGAAGCGTCAGCGAAGGTTGCAGCAAGAGCAATACCACAATAACGGCACGGAAACGGCACGGGACACTAGCTAAGTAATTGATTAATTGGGGTGGGTGATGGGAATCGAACCCACAACGTCCGGAGCCACAGTCCGGTGCTCTGCCAGTTGAGCTACACCCACCATATCGAGGAAAAAGTACGAGCAGAATTCAGATTATAGCAGGTGAGTTTCGAAGTGACCGGCTCATGGAGAGCCGGCGATGTTGATCGGGACTACACATCCCGAAATGGGCTGAACTTTCCTAACTGGCTGTCTCCGCATGCGAGGCTTCCATGGGAACGGCAGATACGCTATCGGTCAGCGCGGCCTCGCTCGAATAGCGAATGATGTGCTCGTATTCGTTGCCTGTGAGAGTCCGCAGTCTGGAAGTATCCATGGTGTAGGAGCCGATGAGATAAGGAAAGGCGTCTGGTGGAATTGAGGTTACTCCCCAATTCCACATGAAATTGACCACTGCTCGGCATAGAGCCGCGCTTGGTAAACGCTTCAAGCCAGTCCCGGCAAGTTTCGAGCATTGTTCTACGGTCAGGGATTCACCGCTTCCCGCTACATTGAGGACGGTGAGAGTTTCTCGCGACTTCGGCCGTCGCAGTGCCCAGGCGATCACTCTGGCCACGTCATCCACATGCACGAATTGCAACTCGTTTCGCAAATACGCCCGCCCACTTGGAAGGAGCATGGGCAGGCGTTTTCCGCGGCGCTCCAGCCGTTTCGCGATTCGCCCACGACCATACGCCGTGCCGCGCACGCAATTGATCATGTAGTTCTGGACAGCGGCTCCGGCGAAGATATGAGGCCGGAGAATGTAGACTTCGCATGGGCCCAAATCACGCGCACGCGCCTGCACGGCGAGATCGGCCTCCCGTTTGTGAATGGCGTACGCCAGCGTGTGCGCGTTAAGAGGATCGTTTTCCCGCGCCGGACGTTTGAGATCGGGTCCGTAGACTGCGACGCTGCTGAGATGGATGAACTTGGCAACGTGTCCACCCATGCGATTCACTTCGGCAACGGCTTCGACCACGCGAGCGGTGCCAGCTACGTTAATTCGCCACATTCGATCGCGATCAAGGACACCCGTTCGTACGGGATCAAGGATGAAAGCCAAATGGACTACACCGACTGCCCTGGTTTCACGAAGAATTTCGGTCATCCGCGAGCAGGAGGACTCTTGCCCAAGGTCAACACTTTCAAACTGGATCGAGGTTGAAGCATTCGCCGGGGGGCGAGTGTCGAGTCCAATGACATTGAAGCCCTCAAGTAGGGGCAACAGGCTCGTGCCAAGACTTCCGGAGACACCTGTCACCAGCAATGAGGGCTTCGTCGAAGCCATTATTTTTTCGGGTTTGCCGATTGAGTAGGTGATGGATTCGTTCCAGTCGCGGGCGACGAACTGGGAGTCGCTTCAGCTTTCGGCTTCAGAGTTGGAGCGCCTCCAGGCTGGCCGGGCTTCGCACCGGAAGCTTCGGAGCCGAAGTAGGCATCGTTGTAATCGGCCTTGCTAGCTCCCATGATCTTCTGCCGCGCGTCTTCGATGCGTTGCTGCGTGAGTCGCTGTTTGACTTGCTCCTTGACCTGCTCCAACGGCACTTGCTGCTTTGCATCGACTCTGTAGATTACAGATCCGACGGAATCCTGTATCACGTCGGAGATATCTCCCGGTTTCAAAGAGAAAATCTTCTGCTCGTGGGCAGGAGGCA
This genomic window from Terriglobales bacterium contains:
- a CDS encoding site-specific integrase, translated to MEVLYQDKRDKCWRFYWWENGKRHATTLGRFPSKTKAWAAAKPYRDAVEATALSKPSAITVGELVKQYRVEKMPQRASTRRGYESFIRNYILPEWQDSQITELQARPVELWIQSLARAPKTKVHIRGLIQTLWDYAMWCGDVATQRNPMELVQIRNASKRVRKPRTMTIEEFHRLSAVLTEPYRTMATVAVCLGLRWSELVGLKWQDINWINGELRLQRAVVKQVEDEVKTVHSSKPLALDPRILDLLKQHRQNSIFTEPEDWIFASPEKHGKLPRGYTSFWEKLGRACQDAGLVHVSPHSFRHSYRAWLDEVGTPITVQQRAMRHGDIRVTMNYGDAIGDGLREASAKVAARAIPQ
- a CDS encoding NAD-dependent epimerase/dehydratase family protein produces the protein MASTKPSLLVTGVSGSLGTSLLPLLEGFNVIGLDTRPPANASTSIQFESVDLGQESSCSRMTEILRETRAVGVVHLAFILDPVRTGVLDRDRMWRINVAGTARVVEAVAEVNRMGGHVAKFIHLSSVAVYGPDLKRPARENDPLNAHTLAYAIHKREADLAVQARARDLGPCEVYILRPHIFAGAAVQNYMINCVRGTAYGRGRIAKRLERRGKRLPMLLPSGRAYLRNELQFVHVDDVARVIAWALRRPKSRETLTVLNVAGSGESLTVEQCSKLAGTGLKRLPSAALCRAVVNFMWNWGVTSIPPDAFPYLIGSYTMDTSRLRTLTGNEYEHIIRYSSEAALTDSVSAVPMEASHAETAS
- the aqpZ gene encoding aquaporin Z, producing MPLSKRAFAEFMGTFWLVFGGCGSAVLAAAFPQLGIGLLGVALAFGLTVLTMAYAIGHVSGCHLNPAVSVGLWMGKRFPASELIPYIVAQVLGAIAGSGVLYVIASGKDGFSTAAGFASNGYGAHSPGGYSLLAALVAEVVLTFFFLMIILGSTDKRAPQGFAPIAIGLGLTLIHLIGIPVTNLSVNPARSTGPALFVGGWALAQLWMFWVAPIVGAAIAGVAYGAFAGAAEPAVVRAAAAR
- a CDS encoding YSC84-related protein, whose product is MKSRTITRVIVIILLATGLANADSPDEKREKSRKMASQTLQDLYKLQPTAQGAIQNAAGYAVFNNMGTNLFVLSTARGAGIAVNPKTKQETFMKMISAGAGLGIGVKNYRVIFMFENNDALTHFLDSGWSGSAQADAAAKTSKAGGAYSGAAEVAPGVWVYQITKKGLALQLTLQGTKYYKDDDLNKQNKQ